TTGATGTCACGAGGAGAGAGGTGATTGTCTGACCTCACAATATTCTCTTGTTCTCAAAAGAAGGTAACGATCGCATTATTTTTAATTTGATGCAGACATACTTATCTTCGGCTGAATTCAAAGAGAAGTTTGGGATGACAAAAGAGGCATTCAGCAAGCTTCCAAAGTGGAAGCAGAACAGGCTAAAGATCGCTCTTCAACTTTTTTAGCCTGGTTGTCAAAGCTTCAAATAGCTCATTTAATCGGCGGGTCAAATAGCCGTTTGGTGAAAGGAATTCTGTTCTATGCCTCAATAGCCTTTCGCCACTGTCATAGTTTGCAGAATGCAATCACCATCCGCAACGACACATCAGTTTTCACATTGTCCTGGATCGGTCCCTTTTTCCTAGCTTGAGTTTGTTTTGCTAGGCTTCTTCTATTCCTTAAATTCATAGTTGtggttttacttttttttttccttctgtcAAGTGCCCTCCATTGATTCAAGGGTCACACAGGTTTGATTCCGAGGCTTGCATTTTTTGTTTCAACTCTGTCTTCCTGTGTTCTTTTTCGGTTTTGAGATGAGTTGCAGTTTGAGGGAGCAAGAAGTGTGTACAGCAGAGTGCCGGCACTGTAAAATGACAACACCGTTACCTTTGATCAATAGAATTGATTTTCGTGTGtaaattatattatattatattttataGAGCATGCTGGATATCTCAGACATATACTTAATGGAAGTTCCTTATATTTTGCTCTGTGGTGACCTAGTGCTAACATGCTCCAGCTGTTTCTGGGTCATTTTGTCAGAACTCGATATTTTTGGGTGATTTGGATCGACCACCACTTAGTCAAAAAACAAGTTGCAAAAACTATATAGTGCTATTTTAACGGGCAAAACTTGCACAATAGGCTTTTGATGAAAACATAACCTTAGGAACTTTGCTGCAAAGCATGTTTATCTGTCGACACGATAACCGCAATCAAAATAAACTCGTATTCCTCGAACGGAACTTTGCTGGAAAGCACGTTTATGTGTCGACACGATAAGCACAATCAGAGTAGCTCTTTTTTCTCTAATACGCAGGAGAGTTATGCATCCAAGATCTGAGCTATCAACAGGAAAGATGAAACAGTTTGAACACCTGGTGCGAGCACACGTGCTCATCCAACAACTGAGCTTACACGAAGTTGAAGTGTGGAACAACCTAGCTTCCAAAGTGAACTCAGTGGCAACATGTTGCGAGATGCGAGGGCAGCATGGGTTCACTGGAACCGATTCTATCTTTTGGTCACGAAAAAGACAGCGAATTTCCGTGTAAAAAGGACGACCAGAGAAGAAAAATGCGCCTTGTTCTAAAAAAACGAAAGAAAAATGCGCCTGGGCTGTACGTGCAGTTCCACCAACAAAGTGAGCCCAATGCCGGCCCACGAATTACCAACCCGAAGCGAGAGCACACGAACAGCACGGGGCTACGGGAGCACACGGATCGCGGTCCGTGGCAATCCTACAGAAGGCATCTCCACCGTCCAATCCAACCAAATCCAACGGCTTCAGTAAACCCAGTTCCTCCCCCGTCCCCCAGGAGCAATCCCACCAAATTTTCGCCCAAAATCCCCGAAAATTTCAAGaccccgcgcggccgcgcgccaAATCTCCAAATCCCACCGCTACTTAAATCCACCGAAACCCCCCCGCCGGATCCTCACACCACCACACCAAATCCCCAGATCACCGTCGCCTCCGGCCTCTTCCACCCCAATCACCCGGCGATGGCCCGCACGAAGCAGACGGCGCGCAAGTCCACCGGCGGGAAGGCCCCGCGGAAGCAGCTGGCGACGAAGGCGGCGCGGAAGTCGGccccggcgacgggcggcgtgAAGAAGCCCCACCGCTTCCGCCCGGGCACCGTCGCGCTCCGTGAGATCCGCAAGTACCAGAAGAGCACGGAGCTGCTGATCCGGAAGCTCCCCTTCCAGCGGCTGGTGCGGGAGATCGCGCAGGACTTCAAGACCGATCTCCGGTTCCAGTCCTCGGCCGTCGCCGCGCTGCAGGAGGCCGCGGAGGCCTACCTCGTGGGGCTCTTCGAGGACACCAACCTCTGCGCCATCCACGCCAAGCGCGTCACCATCATGCCCAAGGACATCCAGCTCGCGCGCCGCATCCGCGGGGAGCGCGCCTAGGCGCCGGATCTTCGATGAGATTATCTAGTCGCTAGCTAGTACTAGTTGTGGAAGGAACGGTGTAGTTTGTCAGTGGGAAGAATGATGTAATTTGCATCCAGTGCCTGTCGACTGCTGTTATAATCTCTGGTTGCTATGAATGGAAATCGTCCATGTTTCATGCTAGATTTCTGTTCATCGTTATCATTCTTCTGATTTGGgtgtttgttttgtttggttCGATAGATTTCAGGTACCTGTTTATTTTCTCATTCCATTGCTGGGACATGGTTTGCATGGAGGATCGTACGTCCATCATGAtttttgtgcttttttttttgaaagcatgATTTTTGTGCTCTTGAGTCTTGACAGTGTGGTGCTCTTGATTCTGGATCTGGCGTGCGCAGACTCGTCCCATAAACGAGCGCTCTTGAAGTGGGCTTACGAATATTTGTTCTTGGGCTTTATGTTCGTGTTCTACTCTTATTGGGCCCGATAGAGATATGGGTCATTTTTGCAAGACGGCCCACTATACTGATGACGATAAGTCCCCAAGACCCCAACTCATCACGCAGTCCATTTTGACCAGTAAAAAAGGGGAATGACTACTCAAACATTCCAGTGTTTTTTGTTGGTGCGCCAGTCAATTTTTTTAGGCGATTCAGAACGTGCCACGTAGTAGTGTTAGGGGCCTAGGAAACGGTTGGTGGTGATAGCAAAAGCAGTCGAAAAATGATGTGCCGGTCTAGAACAAAAATTGACTGTAAAAAAGAAGCTGCAACAATCGAAAAACACGGAAGACAACAGCTGATACAGGTACAGACACGTAGGAGTATTGCAAAACCCGAAGGGGCACCGTCTTGCGGGCAcggaaaacaaaaaagaaaagaaaactctaCTTTCGTGTTTCGTTTTTGTTTTGTATTTAGGTTAGGATAATATGGTTAACCCGCGACACCATCTCCATTGCCTCCGTCTCCGTCGGTGACAAGTGAGCAATGGTGTCATCTCTGAAATGCAAAGATCATCCAACGCGATGGCGTTCCTGACGTCGTCATTGGCGATCATAGTCCTGCTGATTGCTGATGAACGAGGCGTTCTACGGGCCTATTGGTTTgatgccaaaattttggcatgccAAAGTTTCGGCAAGCCAAAAGTTGAGAAAAAAAACTTGCCAACATTTTGGTAGGATGAATGGGAGACATGGTAGCCAAATAGTGGCTAAAATATTGGCATGCCAATATTTTGGCATCAAACCAATCAAGCCTTCGGAGtccaagctggtggcgatggagATCATCGTCGTCCTCGACCTGGTGGGGCTCATGGGAGCTTATTACCTGTTACCTGGCCGGCTGCACGCGCTCGGTGCTCATGTCCGTATACACCTTCGGGTTCGCCGCGGTCGTGGCCGTCTTCGTCTACACGGCGCCGTTCGTGCCCAAGCTGcggggcctcgccgccgccgtcccgtgggcggcgcgcggtggtggCACGCCGGCACAGCCCGTGCAGTGTACCATATCCTTGACGACGATGAGGCAGGGCGCACCGGCCGCCGGACGACGTAGGAACGGAGCAATCAGTGACCGCGTGAGTGGGATGTTCATTAACTTCCTTGTAAGATCCGTCGAGCAAATTGTATGGATTCCTCGGAGACCAGCCAATTCCGTATTACGGTTTTTGAGAGCTGGATTCCATCTTGGGGGCATGCCAGATTCCATGATGCTAGAGTAGGTTGCATCGACAACTCGACATGTACTACCCTTCCACGGTTGATCAACCAGCTTCATCAACTGTACGAGAACACTTCTCAGTTGCACACAGTGTGCAAAGCTGCACGGCACGAGCGGGCTGCAAGCACTGTAGCTAGCATAATCACCAATCCCAAACAATCATCACAGGTAGCTCGACTGCTCCAGCTGATCACGCTTGCCTGATCCGACCAACCAAACAAACAACCATGCCCAAGCAGGAGGAAACCTCGCCTCCGTCTCCGGACGTCGGGGAGGTCGTGGATGGCgcgccaccggccggcggcTCCGCGCTTGCTAACAAACTGCCTCGGGACGaggtcgacgacgacgccgccgacggAGAAGTGGTTCGATGAGATGCGAGGCTGGATCATGACGCTCGCCGTGCTGGTCGCCTCGGTCACCTACAGTGCTGGGCTCAACCCGCCTGGCGGCTTCTGGGAGAACAGCGGCATAGGCCACGAGGCCGGCGCCCCCGTGCTCCAATCCATTAACCCCATCCGGTAACTATTAATTAACCAACCAAATGGATTCGAAACTAGTGGTTTGCGTTAATAATCTTCGGTAATCCTTGCGCGAAATGTTAACTAATTAGCTAGTGTTTGCAGGTACAACGTGTTCTTCTACTCCAACACGACGGCGTTCCTGACGTTGTCGGCGATCATCATCCTGCTAATGAACAGGTCCTTCTACGCCTCCAAGGCCaaggtggtggcgctggagaTCATCGTCGTGCTCGACATGGTCGGGCTCATGGCCGCCTACTGGGCGGGCAGCACGCGCGTGGGCCATACGGACCTGTACACCTTGTGCTTATAGATGGTCAAATGGGTGGTCCGGCCCAGCCTAGCCCGAGCACGGTTTGACTCGGCCCATTTAGACCCGGCACGGTGCGGCCCAGATAATAACGATGCTGTGCCGTCCCATGGGTCGAAGCAATAGCCCAGACCCGGCACTAAGGGCAATTAGCTGTGCCGAGCTGGTCCGGTGGCTCGTCGGGCCATGAAGGCATATCGTGCCCATTCTAACCCAACTCAGCTAAAAAATCCTTCATCAAATTAAATTTTCGAAGGCAAAATTTTAGAGGTATTAtacatacaaatatatatatatatatatatattcagaGGTAATACACATACAAACATATACAAATTACAACTAAATGTGTTTAAACGTGTCTAAGCGTACCTAAACATGCCACGTGCCTCCATCGTGCTCAAGCGGGCCGGCCGTTAATTGTGCCAAGCCGGGCTGACGCAGCAGCCAGGCCTGGCACTAAGGACGGGCTGGACCAGCCCGGGCACGGCTAAGATTgtgctgggctgggctggtACCGGGCCAAATTTTCGGGCCTCGTGTCTTACGGCCGTCTATACGCGTGCTCACCGCGACCGTGCTCCTCGTCGTCTACCTCGTCTACGCGGTGCAGCTCCTGCCCAAGCTACGGCGCCTCGTCGCCGAcgtgctgcgccgccgccaggacgCGGCCCCGGATGGCAGTAGGCGGCCCGAGCTGAACCACGTCGACCACGAGTCACGGGCGCCCCTGCTGGATGACGTCGGCCGGTCCATGTCGTCGGAGCTGCGCCGACGAGATAGCCGGCGGTTGGCACGAATAGCAGAAACAGAGCAGCCATCTATGGCATCTCCTTAGTTTACTTCTGGCTGCTGCCAGCTACTACTAGTTGTTGATATGATGCTCGTTTTGCTTTGGCTTCGTGTTCTAAAATTGTATGAATTTTACTACTAGTTGATGTACGATCCTTGCTCTGTCGTCTTCGTTTCTTCGACTCCGCTGGCGACTGAGCGACGGTGTCTTCCTGAAAAGATCCTCCTGATTGGTCCCTGGGCTGGCTTTTCGTTTGGACGCATCAGGCAGGGGAATATTTCCCGCACAACATCTGGTCGGGGAGATTCTAAAACGAAATGATTTCTCTTCTTTCCGCACGAGTCATGAGGAAAATACAGGATCTGCTGCTAACTAAAGTGCTAATCCTTCTACAAAGGCAGCTGGCAGGGTTTTTGTCCCGGTCGGTCCTGATCGATCTAATCAGGTTTGTCATAGATCTTCATTAGCTGGTCAGTAGGGTATGCAACTATAAAGCCGTGATGTGTGCAGATGATTCCAAAGCAGAGTTTGGTCGTGGTTGTTCGATAGCTTTGGATGACATGGAGACTTGTCGAGCATCTCCAGCGGTCCTACTTTGTCTGATCCCCGGCCGCGTCCCCACGTCGTGCTTTCGGCCGGCGAGCATCATGCCCggccggcgggcgacggcgaccgCTTGATGGGGGGCAACACGTACGCCGACCCCGGCATGGCCGTGGCGAGTAACCAgccgctcgccgctcgccgaCGACCGAGTGCTTGGCCATGCATCCGCGTGGCCAGGTCCCGGCCGCTGTTCTTCTCGCCGTGTGCGTCCGGCCGGCCTTGTTCGCGTATCATCCCATTAAACAACGGCGTACGACCGGGGGGCCGCCGGTAGACGAGGGCGATAGCGACTGTGGAGATCACTGTCCGGTAGACGTACCGCCTCGCGTCAACTATAATAAAAGCTACTGTATCTCGGTCGCTGTCCCCGTCCGGCgtcaggcgtcggcgtcgctgCCTACACTTCCAAGAGCAATGATTAATGGGTTGATGGCTTCACTCACCGCATGGCCATGGGCGTCAAAAATGTTACGATCGATTGCTTCAAGCCTTCAACGTTGAATCTTCTTCCAAACGgaaaaagaggaggaggaggaaagttTAGACGTTGGATCGTCGTGGGCACTCGGCAGGGATGGAATTGAGCCGTCGCCGACGATCACTCAggcggcaggccggccggcagctaacgacgacgacgtcgcgcGAGCATGAAGATGGATGACTCCGACGTGGAGCATGTGGTGCCACTGCCAACGTGTCGCCTTTCCGTCTGTCCCTTCTTCCGCTAGCTTTATGCCGAGGGACACGGTCCCCGGTGCAATCGCCTAGGCACGCCGGTAGTGTTCACACGCCGATCTGTGTTGTTGTCTGGCATCGGCAATACGGCTTTTACAGTGACGCTTCTCTTTGGCCTCTGGATGCGTTTCTGCTTGGATTCATGCATGGGATCTATGCCCCCAACCGGTTTCCCGGATAAAGTAGTTCCGAATCTGACCCCCTGCGAGCCGACGCCCGTTGCTGTAACGCCTACTGGAAAACAGTACGCGCCCCCATGCACGATTCGCAGGAAGCAAAAAGGACATACCTCTGCTGCTAATCGCGTGGTTGCAGCAGGTTCTTCCGACGATCCGCATCCAATCAGGTTATCGTAGACTTGCTTCTGAGGATGCGGATtgtcttagggggtgtttgattccaccttgctaaactttagttgctaacagcttttagctgctaaactgccaaacacccttgctaaaacttgctaaagtttagcactttagcaagtttttagttgctaaaacttgctaaaaggtgggctggacaacctatacctttcatttattgcttgtctcccccctcctgcgcacctttaataagggtagataggtccTTTTACAGCCCATTAAATaacttttagcaagagtatccaaacagctttgctaaagtttagcaactaaagtttagcaacttttagcaactaaagtttagcaagaggaaccaaacaggcccttagtctTTTTTTAAGATTAGTGGCACTAACTTTTAGTAGTTGGTAAGCGCTATGAACCGCCGCTTTGTCGATTTTAAAGTTTATACAATCCAAACTCGTATACGTACCCAAAGTGCCTTCATCAAAGGACGAAGCATCCACGACAACTTCTTATACGTCCAGAACCTAGCACGCCGCTCCCACAGACGTAAGCAACCGACCTTGCTTATGAAGCTTGACATATCCAAGGCTTTCGACTCGGTACGCTGGGACTACCTCCTTACCATGATGCAACACAGAGGCTTCCCACCAAAATGGAGAGACTGGATCGCGGCAATCCTCACTACGTCAACATCACGAGTCTCCCTTAATGGATTTCCGCTGGACCACATACAACATGGGAGAGGATTCCGCCAGGGCGACCCCCTATCGCCGCTCCTCTTCATCCTTGCAATTGACCCATTAGAGTACCTGCTATCGGCTGCCACGGAGACGAAACTGCTTCAAAAACTCAACAACCGTGCAACAGTTATGAGAACATCCATGTACGCTGATGACGCCGTGATCTTTGTCAAACCTTCCACACGGGACATCACAAACTTGAAGACTCTCCTCCAAAAGTTCGGAGAAGCGACGGGGCTCAAAACGAACATCCAAAAAACGAGTGTCACACCGATCAGCTGCTCAAATGACACCTTCCAGGAGCTACTCAGTGACCTTTCGGTTGCAAGGAGGAACTTCCCGATAAAATACCTTGGCCTCCCACTAACGGTCGAACGCCTACGTCGCATTGACTTCCAGCCTCTGATCGACAAGGTGGCGAGCAAGCTCTCAAAATGGAAGGGCAGAAATCTCACGCAAGCTGGCAGACTATGTCTCACCAAATCTGTTCTATCCTCACAACCCATCTACACGCTGACGGCCCTTAGAACGCCTAAGGAGGTACTAGAGGACATCGATAAAATCAGAAAACGCTTCCTATGGGCAGGGGACAAAGAACTTACTGGAGGCAAATGCAAAATCAACTGGACGCGGACAACTCTTCCGAAAAAACACGGCGGCGTCGGAATCCTTGACCTTCACAAGTTCGCAAGAGCGCTTCGACTGAGATGGCTATGGCATGCATGGGCTTCCCCGGATAAGAAGTGGGTTGGAACAGATACACCCTGTGACGACAAAGATAGACTCCTTTTTGCGGCATGTACGACGATCACACTCGGCAATGGAGCCAACACACGCTTCTGGCTAGATGCATGGGTCGCAGGGAGACGCCCAAAGGACATCGCTCCACATCTCTACGCGAaaaccaaaaggaaaaagaaaacagtacGGGAGGCTTTCCACCATAGCAGTTGGATTAGAGACTTACAGCACAGAACAGGCTTCACAACCTCACTTCTCCGCGAATTCGTCACATTATGGCCCCTAATCCAGAGATACCAACTAAATCCGGACCAGGAGGACGCAATTACATGGAAATTCACCAATAGCGGTCAATACACCTCAGCTTCAGCATACAGGGCCCAACTACTAGGTAGCATCAAAACGCCAGATCTGGCAACAGTGTGGCAAGCTTGGGCACCGGCAAAATGCAAAATTTTCGCCTGGCTCATCCTCCAAAATAGGGTTTGGACTTCGGACAGATTAGCACAGCGGGGCTGGGACTATACTCCCACTTGCACCCTATGCCGCTGCACGATGGAGACGGCGCATCACCTACTAGCTGAATGCAGATACACAAAACAGGTTTGGAAACTCATAGGCCAATGGCTATCACAAGGTAACCTGCAACCGGAGCAATGGAATCACAGTACAAGGGCCATTGACTGGTGGCTTGGCATCACATCAACACCAGGGACCCCACGCAAAGCGTATAGAAGCCTAACCCTGCTGATCATGTGGGAGCTATGGATTGAGCGAAACTCACGCATCTTCCGCCACAAGGGCTCATCGACAACGCAACTAATGGCAAAGATAAAGTCCTCAGCTAATATGTGGATCACAGCGGGAGCGAGAGACCTAGCGGCCCTGCTACCGTAATCACAACACTACGACTCCATGCGCCGTTTTTTGTTTTCccccttcctttcctttcttttctttcttttaatcaCTTGACCGCTCCGACGGTTGTTTCTCCtctatatcaatgaaataggcacactctcgtgccctttccgttcaaaaaaaaaactcgtatACGTACTAAGCAGGAACGTTGTGTACGTGTATTCGAGTATGTATGTAGGTAGTAATATGCTAGGAGTAGGGATACGCGCGTGCGTTGTGTACATGTATGGTGTGGTTCGGAAAATAAGCAGGAACGTCGTCACCGGCAGGATGCCGATTTTCCTGCCGGAAGCAGAATCCAACATCCGTGTTTGCGCGATCCAACCATCCAACAATAATAAGACTGTTAATGGTAGGGAGATGG
Above is a genomic segment from Setaria viridis chromosome 4, Setaria_viridis_v4.0, whole genome shotgun sequence containing:
- the LOC117852239 gene encoding histone H3.2, yielding MARTKQTARKSTGGKAPRKQLATKAARKSAPATGGVKKPHRFRPGTVALREIRKYQKSTELLIRKLPFQRLVREIAQDFKTDLRFQSSAVAALQEAAEAYLVGLFEDTNLCAIHAKRVTIMPKDIQLARRIRGERA